A DNA window from Bacteroides cellulosilyticus contains the following coding sequences:
- the ppdK gene encoding pyruvate, phosphate dikinase — protein sequence MDKKRVYTFGNGQAEGKADMKNLLGGKGANLAEMNLIGVPVPPGFTITTEVCTEYNEMGQEKVVALLKGEVESAIARVEELMSSKFGDIENPLLVSVRSGARASMPGMMDTILNLGLNDEVVEGLTRKTGNARFAWDSYRRFVQMYGDVVLGMKPTNKEDIDPFEAIIEEVKHAKGVKLDNELEVEDLKELVKKFKAAVKEQTGKDFPACAYEQLWGAVCAVFNSWMNERAILYRKMESIPDEWGTAVNVQAMVFGNMGETSATGVCFSRDAGTGEDLFNGEYLINAQGEDVVAGIRTPQQITKVGSQRWAELAGVSEEERAAKYPSMEEAMPEIYKELDMLQTKLENHYKDMQDMEFTVQEGKLWFLQTRNGKRTGAAMVKIAMDLLHQGMIDEKTALMRCEPNKLDELLHPVFDKTALKQAKVLTRGLPASPGAATGQIVFFADDAAEWHAAGKRIIMVRIETSPEDLAGMAVAEGILTARGGMTSHAAVVARGMGKCCVSGAGALNIDYKARTVEIDGVLLKEGDYISLNGSTGVVYKGQVETKAAELSGDFAELMDLADKYTKLQVRTNADTPHDAAVARNFGAIGIGLCRTEHMFFEGEKIKAMREMILAEDAEGRRKALAKILPYQQADFKGIFQAMEGCPVTVRLLDPPLHEFVPHDLKGQQEMADAMGVSLHYIQQRVESLCEHNPMLGHRGCRLGNTYPEITQMQTRAILGAALELKKEGVETHPEIMVPLTGILYEFKEQEKVIREEAAALFAEVGDSIDFKVGTMIEIPRAALTADRIASSAEFFSFGTNDLTQMTFGYSRDDIASFLPVYLEKKILKVDPFQVLDQNGVGQLVRMATEKGRAIRPDLKCGICGEHGGEPSSVKFCHKVGLNYVSCSPFRVPIARLAAAQAAIEDLK from the coding sequence ATGGACAAAAAAAGAGTTTATACCTTTGGTAATGGTCAGGCAGAAGGAAAGGCTGACATGAAGAATCTTTTGGGGGGTAAAGGCGCTAACCTTGCCGAGATGAACCTTATTGGGGTTCCGGTTCCTCCCGGTTTTACAATCACGACTGAGGTTTGTACCGAATATAATGAGATGGGGCAGGAAAAAGTGGTTGCCCTGTTGAAAGGCGAAGTAGAAAGCGCCATAGCAAGAGTGGAAGAATTGATGTCTTCTAAGTTCGGTGATATAGAAAATCCCTTACTGGTTTCAGTACGTTCCGGTGCTCGCGCTTCCATGCCGGGTATGATGGACACAATCCTTAATCTGGGTCTGAACGATGAAGTGGTAGAAGGATTGACACGTAAAACTGGCAATGCCCGTTTTGCATGGGACTCTTACCGTCGTTTCGTACAGATGTATGGTGACGTGGTTTTGGGTATGAAGCCAACTAATAAGGAGGATATCGATCCGTTCGAAGCTATCATTGAAGAAGTGAAGCATGCGAAAGGTGTGAAGCTGGATAACGAATTGGAAGTGGAAGACCTCAAAGAATTGGTGAAGAAGTTTAAAGCTGCCGTGAAGGAGCAAACCGGAAAAGATTTCCCGGCTTGTGCTTATGAGCAGTTGTGGGGTGCTGTTTGCGCAGTATTTAACTCCTGGATGAACGAACGTGCTATTCTGTATCGTAAGATGGAAAGTATACCCGATGAGTGGGGTACAGCTGTCAACGTACAGGCAATGGTATTCGGTAATATGGGCGAAACTTCAGCTACAGGTGTTTGCTTCAGCCGCGATGCCGGTACGGGTGAAGACTTGTTTAATGGTGAATACCTGATCAACGCACAGGGTGAAGACGTTGTGGCAGGTATCCGTACTCCGCAACAGATTACAAAGGTCGGTTCGCAACGCTGGGCAGAACTTGCAGGCGTTAGCGAAGAAGAGCGTGCAGCAAAATATCCGTCCATGGAAGAGGCTATGCCGGAAATCTACAAGGAGCTGGATATGCTGCAAACTAAATTGGAAAACCACTATAAGGATATGCAGGATATGGAGTTTACTGTGCAGGAAGGTAAGCTTTGGTTCCTCCAGACGCGTAACGGTAAACGTACCGGTGCAGCTATGGTGAAGATTGCAATGGATCTGCTGCATCAGGGTATGATTGATGAAAAAACAGCTTTGATGCGCTGTGAACCCAATAAATTGGATGAATTGCTTCATCCTGTATTTGATAAGACTGCTTTGAAACAAGCTAAAGTTCTGACTCGCGGTCTTCCTGCATCTCCGGGTGCTGCTACTGGACAAATTGTGTTCTTTGCAGATGATGCTGCAGAATGGCATGCTGCCGGTAAGCGTATTATAATGGTACGTATCGAAACTTCTCCCGAAGACTTGGCCGGTATGGCAGTTGCAGAAGGTATTCTTACTGCCCGTGGTGGTATGACGTCTCATGCAGCAGTAGTGGCCCGTGGTATGGGTAAGTGTTGTGTGTCGGGTGCCGGTGCTTTGAATATTGATTATAAGGCTCGTACGGTAGAAATAGATGGCGTTCTGCTGAAAGAAGGCGATTATATTTCATTGAATGGTAGTACAGGTGTGGTTTATAAAGGTCAGGTAGAAACGAAGGCGGCTGAACTTTCAGGAGATTTCGCAGAACTGATGGATCTAGCTGATAAGTATACGAAACTCCAGGTTCGTACCAATGCGGATACTCCTCATGATGCTGCTGTGGCTCGCAACTTTGGTGCTATTGGTATCGGTCTTTGCCGTACGGAACACATGTTCTTTGAAGGTGAAAAGATTAAGGCTATGCGTGAGATGATTCTTGCGGAAGATGCAGAAGGACGTCGCAAAGCGTTGGCTAAGATATTGCCCTACCAGCAAGCTGACTTTAAGGGCATCTTCCAGGCTATGGAAGGTTGTCCGGTAACTGTTCGTCTGCTTGATCCTCCTTTGCATGAGTTCGTGCCTCACGATTTGAAAGGTCAGCAGGAAATGGCGGATGCTATGGGGGTTAGCCTGCATTATATCCAGCAACGTGTAGAATCGCTTTGCGAACATAACCCGATGTTGGGACACCGTGGATGCCGTTTGGGTAATACATATCCTGAGATTACTCAGATGCAGACGCGTGCTATCCTTGGTGCTGCTTTGGAACTGAAGAAGGAAGGCGTGGAAACACATCCGGAGATCATGGTTCCGCTGACTGGTATCTTGTATGAGTTCAAAGAGCAGGAAAAGGTGATTCGTGAAGAAGCTGCTGCACTTTTCGCTGAAGTGGGTGACAGTATTGACTTTAAAGTGGGTACAATGATTGAAATTCCTCGTGCTGCCTTGACTGCCGACCGTATTGCTTCTTCTGCTGAATTCTTCTCGTTCGGTACGAATGACTTGACACAGATGACATTCGGTTATTCACGTGATGATATCGCTTCCTTCCTCCCGGTTTATCTGGAAAAGAAAATCTTGAAAGTAGACCCGTTCCAGGTTCTCGATCAGAA
- the rlmD gene encoding 23S rRNA (uracil(1939)-C(5))-methyltransferase RlmD: MARNRKELPLLEKVTITDVAAEGKAIAKVNDLVIFVPYVVPGDVVDLQIKRKKHHYAEAVAVKFHEYSRERAVPFCQHYGVCGGCKWQVLPYSEQIKYKQKQVTDNLTRIGKIELPEISPILGSEKTQFYRNKLEYTFSNKRWLTEEEIKQNVVYEQMNAVGFHIPNAFDKVLAIEKCWLQDDISNRIRNAVRDYAYEHNYSFINLRTQEGMLRNMIIRTSTTGELMVILIAKIEEEGEELRLFKQLLQYVSDTFPEITSLLYIINNKRNDTITDLDVYTFKGKDHIFEEMEGLRFKIGPKSFYQTNSEQAYNLYKIARNFAGLTGKELVYDLYTGTGTIANFVSKQARQVIGIEYVPEAIEDAKVNAEINGIKNTLFFAGDMKDMLTQDFINQYGRPDVIITDPPRAGMHQDVVDVILFAEPKRIVYVSCNPATQARDLQLLDVKYKVKAIQPVDMFPHTHHVENVVLLELRNED; the protein is encoded by the coding sequence GTGGCAAGAAATAGAAAAGAGCTTCCTCTACTGGAGAAAGTGACAATAACGGATGTGGCTGCCGAAGGAAAAGCCATCGCAAAGGTTAATGATTTGGTTATTTTCGTACCTTATGTCGTTCCCGGAGATGTAGTAGACCTGCAAATTAAGAGAAAAAAGCATCATTATGCTGAAGCTGTAGCAGTGAAGTTCCACGAATATTCTCGTGAAAGAGCTGTCCCATTTTGCCAACATTATGGCGTATGTGGCGGTTGCAAATGGCAAGTTCTTCCCTATTCCGAGCAAATCAAGTACAAGCAAAAACAAGTAACGGACAACCTTACCCGCATCGGAAAAATCGAACTTCCGGAAATTTCTCCAATCCTCGGTTCAGAGAAAACACAATTCTACAGAAATAAACTGGAGTACACTTTTTCTAACAAACGTTGGTTGACGGAAGAAGAAATAAAACAGAATGTGGTATACGAACAGATGAATGCCGTAGGTTTCCATATCCCCAACGCTTTCGATAAAGTACTGGCTATAGAGAAGTGCTGGTTGCAAGATGACATATCCAACCGTATCCGCAATGCCGTACGTGATTATGCTTACGAACACAATTATTCCTTCATCAACCTCCGCACACAGGAAGGCATGTTGCGCAACATGATCATCCGCACATCTACCACCGGAGAATTAATGGTTATCCTCATAGCTAAAATAGAAGAAGAGGGAGAAGAATTGAGATTATTCAAGCAACTCCTGCAATATGTATCAGATACATTCCCTGAAATTACCTCTCTCCTATACATTATTAATAATAAGCGTAATGATACCATTACCGACCTGGATGTGTACACTTTCAAGGGGAAAGATCACATCTTCGAAGAGATGGAAGGATTACGCTTCAAAATAGGTCCTAAATCATTCTATCAGACAAACTCCGAACAAGCATACAATCTTTATAAGATAGCACGCAACTTCGCCGGACTGACCGGTAAGGAGTTGGTTTACGACCTTTATACAGGTACAGGAACCATTGCCAACTTTGTTTCCAAACAAGCCCGCCAGGTTATTGGTATCGAATATGTACCCGAAGCTATCGAAGATGCAAAGGTAAATGCAGAAATCAACGGGATTAAGAATACATTATTCTTTGCCGGTGATATGAAAGACATGCTGACTCAGGATTTTATCAACCAATATGGTCGCCCGGATGTTATCATTACCGATCCTCCGCGTGCAGGAATGCATCAGGATGTGGTAGATGTTATCCTGTTTGCCGAACCGAAACGTATCGTATATGTAAGTTGCAATCCTGCCACACAGGCACGCGACCTGCAACTGCTCGACGTAAAATATAAAGTAAAAGCCATACAACCGGTAGATATGTTCCCCCACACCCACCACGTAGAAAACGTAGTGCTTCTGGAATTAAGAAATGAAGACTGA
- a CDS encoding RluA family pseudouridine synthase, which produces MARGKIVARARTQYTDYTVNEPMELMEFLATKMPDASRTKLKSLLNKRVVFVDSVITTQYNFPLKPGMKVQISRDKGKKEFHNNLLKIVYEDAYIIVVEKMQGLLSVSSERQKERTAYHILNEYVQRSNGRGSSVYIVHRLDRDTSGLMMFAKDEKTQRTLRDNWHEIVTDRRYVAVVTGEMEKNAGCVISWLTDRTLYVYSSPTDDGGQKAITHYRTIKRANGYSLVELDLETGRKNQIRVHMQDLGHPIIGDGRYGIEDVNPIGRLALHAFKLCFYHPVTGELMKFETPYPNEFKKLFLKK; this is translated from the coding sequence GTGGCAAGAGGAAAAATAGTGGCGAGAGCCCGCACCCAATATACGGACTACACAGTAAACGAACCGATGGAACTTATGGAGTTTCTGGCAACCAAGATGCCGGATGCCAGCCGTACCAAACTAAAATCATTGCTCAACAAGCGAGTGGTATTCGTAGACAGTGTGATAACCACTCAATATAATTTCCCGTTAAAACCGGGTATGAAAGTACAAATCAGTCGTGATAAAGGCAAGAAAGAATTCCATAACAACCTGCTGAAGATTGTATATGAGGATGCATATATCATAGTGGTGGAAAAGATGCAAGGCCTGCTGTCAGTCAGCAGTGAACGCCAGAAGGAACGTACAGCATATCATATTCTAAATGAATATGTTCAACGCTCTAATGGACGTGGTAGCAGCGTGTACATCGTTCATCGCCTCGATCGTGACACTTCCGGACTGATGATGTTTGCAAAGGATGAAAAAACGCAGCGCACATTGCGCGACAACTGGCATGAGATTGTAACCGACCGTCGCTATGTAGCCGTAGTCACAGGAGAAATGGAAAAGAATGCAGGTTGTGTCATATCCTGGCTTACTGATCGTACGCTTTATGTTTATTCCAGTCCAACAGATGACGGAGGGCAGAAAGCAATCACACACTATCGCACAATTAAGCGTGCCAACGGTTATTCTCTTGTAGAGTTGGATCTTGAGACCGGTCGTAAGAACCAAATTCGTGTGCACATGCAGGACTTAGGGCATCCTATTATTGGTGATGGCCGCTACGGAATAGAAGACGTAAACCCCATTGGACGCTTGGCCCTTCATGCTTTCAAGCTTTGTTTCTACCATCCGGTTACAGGAGAGTTGATGAAGTTTGAAACGCCTTATCCGAATGAATTCAAGAAGTTATTTCTGAAGAAATAA